A single window of Actinoallomurus bryophytorum DNA harbors:
- a CDS encoding FtsK/SpoIIIE domain-containing protein, which translates to MLVALGALAALAAGGWAWRKWAPRSFWYAVEFPAKATLVYLTWTHVASGCGLARKRRRWRFTLDAVSLAGSVSRSAKDTSAVMVQQRRVRSVQVEKAPRLRLLRPTPLGWRVWVKLHDGQVPDDYVKVGERLAHAWRVHAVRVIASKPGRVQLLATMRDPLTVVNIAPETGELLTVRPGMLENGQPWIIDFRTVPHWLNAGATQSGKSNLANAIIKGLAPQPVALVGFDLKGGVEFTPYAPRLSALATTRGECVGLLDDLVQVVTDRMALCRTHGARNIWRLPDHLQPVPIVVLVDEVAELFLMADKREKEEVSKSATALLRVAQLGRAFGVYLVVCGQRIGSDLGPGVTALRSQLSGRICHRVNDPETANMTLGDMDPDALDAARAIAAETPGVAVIAGQDGSWHRARSVYVSEEEAEAAARRFAHLSPGWSELTATGPATGGQAAEPLAA; encoded by the coding sequence ATGCTCGTCGCGCTCGGCGCCCTGGCCGCTCTTGCGGCCGGGGGCTGGGCGTGGCGCAAGTGGGCTCCTCGGTCCTTCTGGTATGCCGTCGAGTTCCCTGCCAAAGCCACATTGGTCTACCTGACCTGGACACATGTCGCCTCGGGCTGCGGCCTGGCCCGGAAGCGCCGCCGCTGGCGCTTCACTCTCGACGCCGTCTCGCTGGCCGGCTCCGTCTCGCGATCGGCTAAAGACACGTCAGCCGTGATGGTCCAGCAGCGGCGGGTCCGGAGCGTGCAAGTCGAGAAGGCTCCGCGGTTGCGGCTGCTGCGACCGACGCCACTCGGCTGGCGGGTGTGGGTCAAGCTGCACGACGGTCAGGTGCCCGACGACTACGTGAAAGTAGGCGAGCGACTCGCGCACGCCTGGCGGGTCCACGCCGTCCGAGTGATCGCGTCCAAGCCGGGCCGCGTGCAGCTACTGGCCACCATGCGCGACCCGCTCACCGTGGTGAACATCGCCCCGGAGACCGGCGAGCTGCTGACCGTACGGCCCGGCATGCTCGAGAACGGACAGCCGTGGATCATCGACTTCCGTACGGTGCCGCACTGGCTCAACGCCGGAGCGACCCAGTCCGGCAAGTCCAACCTCGCAAACGCCATCATCAAGGGCCTCGCGCCTCAGCCGGTCGCCCTGGTCGGCTTCGACCTCAAGGGCGGCGTGGAGTTCACCCCGTACGCTCCGCGGCTGTCGGCACTCGCAACCACACGCGGCGAATGCGTCGGACTCCTCGATGACCTCGTCCAGGTCGTCACCGACCGGATGGCGCTCTGCCGCACCCATGGCGCACGGAACATCTGGCGGCTTCCCGATCACCTTCAGCCTGTGCCGATCGTGGTCCTGGTCGACGAGGTCGCCGAGCTGTTCCTGATGGCGGACAAGCGAGAGAAGGAGGAGGTCTCCAAGAGCGCGACCGCGCTACTGCGGGTGGCCCAGCTCGGCCGCGCCTTCGGCGTCTACCTGGTCGTGTGCGGCCAGCGCATCGGCTCCGATCTCGGGCCCGGTGTGACCGCACTCCGCTCGCAACTCTCTGGCCGTATCTGCCACCGCGTCAACGATCCCGAGACCGCCAACATGACCCTTGGCGACATGGACCCCGACGCCCTCGACGCCGCACGTGCCATCGCGGCTGAGACTCCCGGCGTCGCCGTGATCGCCGGACAAGACGGGAGCTGGCATCGCGCCCGCTCGGTCTATGTGAGCGAAGAGGAAGCCGAGGCAGCTGCCCGCCGCTTCGCTCACCTGTCCCCCGGCTGGTCCGAACTGACCGCCACGGGGCCGGCAACCGGCGGCCAGGCCGCCGAGCCTCTGGCCGCATAA
- a CDS encoding replication initiator gives MPADNIIRLAARELGERLTTIDMRHLAAQARRTGGCAQPIQLRGRVDHLDVATGEVLHHYSTVHEPGGVLRVACKTRRASRCPACAEIYRADTYQLVRAGLIGGKGVPETVTSHPTVFATLTAPSFGPVHTRREKAGRVLPCHPRRSAGACSHGSSLSCTIRHAEDAPGLGEPLCPDCYDYTASVLFNAYAPELWRRFVLAFRRRLAKSAGLRTKELKNVLVVSFAKVAEYQRRGVVHFHAVIRFDGPDGPTCQPPGWATLDRLDDAVQHAAAAVSAVSPVAPGVQARALRWGDQVDVRPITMSGELTERAVAGYIAKYATKAAECVGTLDRRVHPTDELETLPVSEHARRLIAECLRLGALDELTHLKLTDWAHMLGFRGHFSTKSRRYSTTLGALRAARIEHNQTEHEITTGRLPYFDEDQVLKVARWRYLGQGLTHGEALLTAALSGQPMRPHDTTRRAA, from the coding sequence TTGCCTGCCGACAACATCATCCGGCTGGCCGCCCGCGAACTCGGCGAACGGCTGACCACCATCGACATGCGACACCTGGCCGCCCAGGCAAGACGCACCGGAGGATGCGCCCAGCCGATCCAACTCCGCGGACGCGTCGATCACCTCGACGTGGCCACCGGGGAAGTCCTGCACCACTACTCAACGGTCCACGAGCCCGGCGGCGTACTCCGCGTGGCTTGCAAGACCCGCCGCGCCTCCCGCTGCCCGGCCTGCGCCGAGATCTACCGCGCCGACACCTACCAACTCGTCCGCGCCGGCCTGATCGGCGGCAAAGGCGTACCGGAGACCGTCACCAGCCATCCGACCGTCTTCGCCACCCTGACCGCACCGTCCTTTGGTCCGGTGCACACACGGCGGGAAAAGGCCGGTCGTGTCCTGCCGTGCCACCCCCGACGCAGTGCAGGTGCCTGCTCACACGGTTCATCACTGTCGTGCACGATCCGCCATGCCGAGGACGCACCGGGCCTGGGCGAGCCGCTGTGCCCGGACTGCTACGACTACACCGCCTCGGTGCTCTTCAACGCGTACGCACCCGAACTGTGGCGCCGCTTCGTTCTGGCCTTCCGGCGACGCCTCGCCAAATCCGCAGGTCTACGCACGAAGGAACTGAAGAACGTCCTGGTGGTGTCCTTCGCCAAGGTCGCCGAATACCAGCGCCGAGGCGTCGTCCACTTCCACGCCGTTATCCGATTCGACGGACCAGACGGCCCAACCTGCCAGCCGCCAGGCTGGGCCACCCTCGATCGCCTGGACGACGCCGTCCAACACGCCGCCGCGGCAGTCTCGGCCGTCAGCCCTGTCGCGCCTGGCGTGCAGGCGCGTGCGCTGCGGTGGGGTGACCAAGTCGACGTACGACCGATCACGATGAGCGGCGAACTCACCGAACGAGCGGTTGCCGGCTACATCGCCAAGTACGCCACCAAGGCCGCCGAATGTGTCGGCACACTCGACCGTCGTGTGCACCCAACGGATGAACTGGAGACGCTCCCGGTCAGCGAACACGCTCGACGGCTCATCGCCGAGTGTCTACGTCTCGGAGCGCTCGATGAGCTGACTCACCTGAAGTTGACCGACTGGGCGCACATGCTCGGCTTCCGCGGCCACTTCTCCACCAAGTCACGGCGTTACTCCACGACCCTCGGCGCGCTCAGAGCCGCCCGCATCGAGCACAACCAGACCGAACACGAGATCACGACCGGACGACTTCCGTACTTCGACGAGGACCAGGTCCTCAAAGTCGCCCGCTGGCGCTACCTCGGCCAGGGCCTCACCCATGGCGAAGCACTCCTGACCGCTGCACTCAGCGGCCAACCCATGCGACCGCACGACACAACCCGGAGGGCCGCATGA
- a CDS encoding putative quinol monooxygenase, translated as MFGLVVRFTCKDQASAEGFDRLVAATVDKIRTDEPGTLVYAVNRVDGEPLQRVFYELYRDRAGFDAHEEQEHTKKFLDERGQYLSATEVDWLTLLTGKGTDG; from the coding sequence ATGTTCGGTCTCGTCGTCCGCTTCACGTGCAAGGATCAGGCGAGCGCTGAGGGGTTCGATCGGCTCGTGGCGGCGACCGTCGACAAGATCCGTACGGACGAGCCTGGGACGCTGGTCTACGCGGTCAACCGCGTCGACGGCGAACCGCTTCAGCGCGTCTTCTACGAGCTCTACCGTGACCGTGCCGGGTTCGACGCGCACGAGGAGCAGGAGCACACAAAGAAGTTCCTCGACGAGCGTGGGCAGTACCTGTCGGCTACCGAGGTCGACTGGCTGACGCTCCTGACCGGAAAAGGAACAGACGGGTGA
- a CDS encoding DUF2637 domain-containing protein, whose protein sequence is MRPRLAGVAADSGPVVVLASIAAAGSFTHIRDTADQHGQHGWMAWAIAVCIDLTCVMAARERQRDRRTGRTVRGVSWPTVVLVGGVLLSLAANLAQAERTVWGWLTAATPAGAFLVAVSMLERRSSAHHPVTESSPIPPSFGRPSPALAPVPDDQLGQDESAEPERPAAELLTFARRVADEHQARHGRPITRDALRARLGVSNQLASDLLRQIRTA, encoded by the coding sequence ATGCGACCTCGCCTGGCAGGCGTTGCGGCCGACTCCGGGCCGGTGGTGGTCCTGGCCTCGATCGCTGCGGCTGGCTCGTTTACTCACATCCGCGACACGGCCGACCAGCACGGACAGCACGGCTGGATGGCCTGGGCAATCGCGGTCTGTATCGACCTGACCTGCGTCATGGCCGCCCGCGAACGCCAACGCGACCGCCGTACGGGTCGGACGGTGCGAGGCGTGTCATGGCCGACCGTGGTCCTGGTCGGCGGAGTTCTGCTGTCCCTCGCCGCAAACCTCGCCCAAGCCGAGCGGACGGTGTGGGGGTGGCTAACCGCGGCCACCCCGGCGGGTGCGTTCCTCGTCGCCGTCTCGATGCTCGAACGCCGCTCCTCGGCTCACCATCCGGTGACCGAGTCGTCCCCGATTCCCCCGTCGTTCGGACGACCGTCCCCTGCTCTGGCTCCCGTCCCGGACGACCAGCTCGGCCAGGACGAGTCCGCCGAGCCTGAGCGTCCGGCGGCCGAGTTGCTCACCTTCGCCCGCCGGGTCGCTGACGAGCACCAGGCCCGGCACGGACGGCCGATCACCCGCGATGCCCTCCGCGCGCGGCTGGGCGTGTCCAACCAACTCGCCTCCGACCTGCTCCGCCAGATCCGCACCGCCTGA
- a CDS encoding site-specific integrase — protein MTKTSIATPEEPNRRKRTRTTKPKLRDGVMKRGSTWSYVIRVKDPETGVSKPRWMGGFPTEDEAKAARDEARVKARRGEYIDRNEITVAEYLDQWLESHAMEIKPGTLEDYRKGIRLYVNPYIGGLKVQAVRPSAITKLYRDLLKGGGRKGKPLAVSTVVHTHAILRRAFRDAVVVDQLIDNSPVERAKRPRVHMAEPGTVWTPAQLRAFLAVARRHRLFAFFHVAAYTGARRGELLNLRWADVDLDGKQITITGSAGVVEGERLEGTTKSGRKRIVSIDDETVTVLREHHTAQSADKLAAGEAWRGDKNGHVFATAWGKPIYPDTVTALPRKLINAHNDPKDGKPLAEPLPYARLHDLRHIHATTLLLAGVPVHVVAARLGHGDPAITLRVYAHVIRSAETAAADVFAKAIKAA, from the coding sequence ATGACGAAGACCTCAATCGCCACCCCGGAAGAGCCGAACCGTCGCAAGCGGACCAGGACGACCAAGCCGAAGCTTCGCGATGGCGTCATGAAGCGTGGCAGCACCTGGTCCTACGTCATTCGCGTCAAAGATCCAGAGACCGGCGTCAGCAAGCCGCGCTGGATGGGCGGATTTCCTACCGAGGACGAGGCGAAAGCCGCCCGAGACGAAGCGCGCGTCAAGGCACGTCGCGGCGAGTACATCGACCGGAACGAGATCACCGTTGCCGAGTACCTCGACCAGTGGCTGGAGAGCCACGCCATGGAGATCAAGCCGGGGACGCTGGAGGACTACCGCAAGGGCATCCGGCTCTACGTCAACCCGTACATCGGCGGCCTGAAGGTCCAGGCAGTCCGGCCGTCCGCGATCACGAAGCTCTACCGAGACCTACTGAAGGGCGGCGGCCGGAAGGGAAAGCCGCTCGCCGTGTCCACGGTCGTCCACACTCACGCCATCCTTCGCCGCGCGTTCCGAGATGCCGTCGTGGTCGACCAGCTCATCGACAACTCCCCCGTCGAACGGGCGAAGCGGCCACGCGTTCACATGGCGGAGCCCGGAACCGTCTGGACACCCGCCCAGCTCAGGGCCTTCCTGGCTGTGGCACGACGACACCGCCTGTTCGCCTTCTTCCACGTCGCCGCCTACACCGGCGCCCGGCGAGGCGAACTCCTCAACCTCCGCTGGGCCGACGTCGATCTGGACGGCAAGCAGATCACCATCACCGGCTCGGCCGGCGTCGTCGAGGGTGAGCGGCTCGAAGGAACGACGAAGAGCGGAAGAAAACGCATCGTGAGCATTGATGACGAGACGGTGACCGTTCTTCGCGAGCACCACACGGCCCAGTCAGCCGACAAACTCGCCGCTGGCGAAGCATGGCGCGGCGACAAGAACGGCCACGTCTTCGCTACGGCCTGGGGCAAGCCCATTTACCCGGACACCGTGACCGCACTTCCGCGCAAGCTCATCAACGCCCACAACGACCCGAAGGACGGAAAGCCACTGGCCGAGCCGCTCCCGTACGCGCGGCTGCACGATCTCCGCCACATCCACGCCACGACGCTGCTCCTGGCCGGCGTCCCCGTCCACGTCGTCGCCGCGAGGCTCGGCCACGGCGACCCGGCCATCACCCTGAGGGTCTACGCCCACGTCATCCGATCCGCCGAGACGGCAGCCGCGGACGTCTTCGCCAAGGCCATCAAGGCCGCGTAA
- a CDS encoding helix-turn-helix domain-containing protein, which produces MRFASEPDEPLLRPREVAALFGVRPATIARWARTGQLQPLMTPGGHRRYRASDVGELLGLDETSAEQQQLEQDAVRLYDQGWSVRQVAERFESTYGAMRRILARHTTLRPRGGAERPGPSVKHHPSTDGANDVAG; this is translated from the coding sequence ATGCGCTTTGCTTCAGAACCTGACGAGCCGTTGCTGCGGCCGCGTGAGGTAGCGGCCCTGTTCGGCGTACGCCCGGCCACCATCGCCCGATGGGCCCGTACGGGCCAGCTACAACCCTTAATGACCCCCGGCGGCCACCGCCGCTACCGCGCGAGCGATGTAGGTGAACTCCTCGGCCTCGACGAGACCTCTGCCGAGCAGCAGCAACTCGAACAAGACGCCGTCCGGCTGTACGACCAGGGCTGGAGCGTCCGCCAGGTCGCCGAGCGGTTCGAATCCACCTACGGCGCCATGCGCCGCATCCTCGCAAGACACACGACCTTGAGACCCCGCGGCGGAGCCGAACGTCCCGGGCCGAGTGTCAAGCATCACCCGAGCACGGACGGCGCCAACGACGTCGCCGGATGA
- a CDS encoding ATP-binding protein, which yields MALNEPQEDPGTRTYRRIFPGCPDQIGEVRRFVREHLADHHRLEDVTLVASELTTNAWEHTESSTPQGTFSVCARLRPDDSIRLEVEDNGGPFVFGQPKPDDEGGRGLGIVDALTVEWGVSGDTSGRVVWAEFK from the coding sequence ATGGCGCTCAACGAGCCGCAAGAGGATCCGGGTACCCGTACGTACCGCCGGATCTTTCCTGGATGCCCTGACCAGATCGGTGAGGTCCGCCGCTTCGTCCGCGAGCACCTGGCCGACCACCACCGCCTTGAGGACGTCACGCTGGTGGCGAGCGAACTGACCACCAACGCGTGGGAGCACACCGAGAGCAGCACGCCACAAGGCACATTCAGCGTCTGCGCCCGGTTACGCCCAGACGACTCGATCCGCCTGGAGGTCGAGGACAACGGGGGACCGTTCGTCTTCGGCCAACCCAAGCCCGACGACGAGGGAGGCCGCGGACTCGGCATCGTCGACGCCCTGACTGTGGAGTGGGGCGTGTCCGGCGACACCAGCGGCCGAGTCGTCTGGGCCGAATTCAAATGA
- a CDS encoding helix-turn-helix domain-containing protein, giving the protein MTRLLLTVPEAAEALGISRSKLYELIKAGAVASLRIDGSRRVPYRALTSYVDQLMEEAA; this is encoded by the coding sequence ATGACACGGCTCCTGTTGACCGTCCCGGAAGCGGCCGAAGCTCTCGGCATCTCTCGCAGCAAGCTCTACGAGCTCATCAAGGCCGGCGCCGTCGCCTCACTACGCATCGACGGTTCACGCCGCGTGCCGTACCGCGCCCTGACCTCCTACGTCGACCAGCTCATGGAAGAGGCCGCCTGA
- a CDS encoding helix-turn-helix domain-containing protein, with protein MSTEYQEALGRKIAQHRRRRGLSQPELARQIDRSVAWVSQVERGVRKVDRMSVLETVAQALDVPLAELAAEAPVVAAATDGPPEATGLRLVLSGAHALRAMLSGQITPDPAALREKVDEAWELTHAGRYTELTELLRGLIPELETAARAVTQEERAELFELLSAAYQACSAALTKLAEPEAAWIAADRSMAAAERAEAPLLVAAGAFRLAFVFLSAKHFDQAEETARTAAEALWPLADQGEPEAMSLWGGLTLQRAVTASRTNDSEAAYAHLDRARDIAARLSEGRNDYNTEFGPANVGLYEIAVAVELGDAGRALRAAEQVDTSGLSAERQARMLIDVARAHAQRRQVDEAVAVLCRGEEITPEQIRAHPRVRQLVADLLTMQNPPSQALRDLAQRVAA; from the coding sequence GTGAGTACGGAGTATCAGGAAGCGCTCGGACGCAAGATCGCTCAGCATCGACGCCGGCGCGGCCTGTCTCAGCCGGAGCTTGCCCGCCAGATCGATCGGTCTGTGGCGTGGGTATCGCAGGTCGAACGCGGCGTGCGCAAGGTCGATCGGATGTCGGTCCTGGAGACCGTCGCCCAGGCGCTCGACGTACCGCTCGCGGAGTTGGCCGCCGAGGCGCCCGTTGTCGCGGCGGCGACCGACGGACCACCCGAGGCAACCGGCCTAAGGCTTGTCCTGTCCGGCGCGCACGCCCTCCGCGCCATGCTCAGCGGTCAGATCACCCCCGACCCCGCCGCGTTGCGGGAGAAGGTCGACGAGGCGTGGGAGCTGACGCACGCCGGCCGCTACACCGAGCTGACCGAACTCCTGCGGGGCCTCATACCGGAGCTTGAGACGGCCGCGCGTGCGGTGACGCAGGAAGAGCGGGCCGAGCTCTTCGAGCTGCTGTCTGCGGCCTACCAGGCATGCTCGGCCGCACTTACCAAACTGGCCGAACCCGAAGCGGCCTGGATCGCGGCAGACCGGTCCATGGCCGCGGCCGAGCGGGCGGAGGCTCCGCTCCTGGTCGCCGCCGGGGCCTTCCGGCTCGCCTTCGTCTTCCTCAGCGCCAAGCACTTCGACCAGGCGGAGGAAACCGCCCGTACGGCGGCCGAAGCCCTGTGGCCACTGGCCGACCAGGGAGAGCCCGAGGCGATGTCGCTGTGGGGCGGGCTCACTCTGCAGCGCGCCGTTACCGCCTCGCGTACGAACGACAGCGAAGCCGCGTACGCACACCTCGACCGGGCGCGGGATATCGCCGCGCGGCTTAGTGAGGGCCGCAACGACTACAACACCGAGTTCGGGCCCGCGAATGTCGGGCTGTACGAGATCGCCGTCGCCGTCGAGCTGGGTGACGCCGGTCGCGCCCTGCGAGCCGCCGAGCAGGTCGACACCTCCGGCCTGTCGGCCGAACGTCAAGCGCGCATGCTCATCGACGTCGCCCGCGCGCACGCGCAGCGCCGCCAGGTCGACGAGGCCGTCGCCGTGCTCTGTCGAGGCGAAGAGATCACACCCGAGCAGATTCGCGCCCATCCTCGGGTCCGGCAGCTCGTCGCCGACCTGCTCACGATGCAGAATCCCCCGAGCCAAGCACTGCGTGACCTGGCCCAACGAGTGGCCGCGTAG